Below is a window of Arthrobacter sp. SLBN-112 DNA.
CAAACCGTGCTGATGCTCAATTTGAGGCAGGGACGTTATAGTCCTTTATGGGCAGCATGCGAGCTAAGCGTGATCGGTCGGCTCTTGACGCGGGGCGTCCCTTTCATGGGTTTGGCATTTGCAGGTGCCGTAACGTATCAAACTGACACCTTGGTCATCATGTATGTAGTCGGTGCTGCTGGCGCCGCAACTTTCGGCGTCGTTCTCAGGCTTTTCAGTGGATTGACGACGTTGTTTACTGGCGGCCTTCAACAGATGTGGGCGTCCACTGCTCACGCATTAGCCGATGGAGACATGCTCTGGGTGAGGAAGTCCTTCGCGCGGACTTTATATATAACCCTAGGGCTATATATTGCGGCATCATTGTTGATTGTTTTTCTCGGTCGATTCATCGTTGAGGTATGGGCCGGTGAGAGTGTAGTACCCGCTCTAGAGCTTCTTATAGCATTCGCATTGTGGAACGTCTATGCATTTGGCATGAGTCAAGTGAGCATGCTCTTGAACGGCGCGAATAAAGTGAAAGTCCAGGCCATCGCCGCGTGTCTAATGGCGGCAGCGAACCTGCCTGTGTCGATTTATTTTACAAATTCTTTGGGCCTATCTGGTCCGCTATATGGAAGCCTCCTTTGCCACGCTGTTTTCGTAGGAGTCCCGACCGTCGTGATGGCTCGGCGCCTCCTGGTCAGTAAGGGCATCTGAGGAGTCTGGTGCCGACATTTGAATCTGCATTGGCTGACAAGTGCTAGCTTCGACAGACGTCCGCCAACCCAGGCTCGATGCTAGCCTTCCGGGAGGCCTGAGAACTTTGAGAGCACCGAGGAAGAACGGGGCAAAGCTCGCTTACAAGTCGCTGATGTGGAGTTGGGTGACCTGTCGTCAGTCTGGACAGGGCCGTGCAGGACGCGGCCGCTTCCGTCAATGCGAAGTACGTCTGCCTGATCGAACCCAATGTCATTGACCCTTCGAAGGTCATTGCAGACAAGGGGCACGTGAATGACGGCGGCCACACGCCCATGGCGGAGCGCGTAGAAACCGCGCTCCGCTAGGTCGTCTATGCGGAAGAGCTCCCGGCCACTACATAGTCCCCGCGCCGATGACTAATTCTGCCAACACCACGTCGCTTATCATCGTCCGGGCCCTTTGCCGTCGTACGGGCACCTGATTCTTCTTCAGACTGGCGGTGGGCAACGCCAGCAACGACAAAGGTGACCACAGCCAAGGCCGCGCTTATCGACGAGGATGATGGCGACGGTACGATTAGCAGGCAGAGGCCAGCAAGGCCGGCTACGGCAGAGGCGACAGCCGGCTCAGGGGCAGCCAGTCGGGCGCGTTTCATGGGGTTCATCATCCCAGAGGCAGGCAGCTAATCACGATCTAAGGGGCACAGATGTTGGGGAAAACGTCAGCACTCACGCATGCCGGCAAGGCAGTAGGCTCGTCAAATCCCGCGCTGGCAACAGTCGCAGCCCTGTTCCTTAGCGTGATCGCTCCTATCCTCATCACCTTTGGAACCCCTTATGACAGCTCCGATGGGCGTTACGTGGGGCCGCTGCTCGTCACGATCTTTTCCGCCTGCGCCTACTCAGTGGTGCTCGCGTCACGGGCACGTCAGTTGTTCTCAATGACGTTCTGGCTTTTCGTCTACGTATTCCTCGGTGTGGCGCCCATGATCCAGCTTCGGCTGGGTCAAGACACGAACACGGCCGTAAATATTAACCACGACCTGGACTGGCAAACCACGGCCGTCGTTCTCGTAGGGTGCCTTGCGTTCCTAACTGCGTGGCTGTTCCGGGGCAAGCCGGAGGACATGGCTCTCAAGCTGAGGGAACTCAACAGCCGCAAAGTTAATGTCCTCACTTTGGCGGTGATCCTTATCTTCGCGTATTACGCATCCAAGCTCGGCGTCGCGAACCTGTTCGTCAGCCGTTTGCAGCTTGACTTCATACGAGGAGTTGCCTGGCCTGACCGGAGCACAGCGACTCTTGTTTCCGGTGCTGCGCAGATGGGTCTACTCGTTGCCGTTGTTGCTCAGATCCATGTAGCTAAGGCGCGGAAAGCCGCTGGTGAGCGTGTTGCCGTACTCCTACCGCTCGTCGCTGGGGTCTGCCTCTTGATCTGCGTGAACCCGATCAGCAGCCCCCGCTATGTATTCGGTACGGTGCTTTTGGCGTTGCTAGCTTCGATGGGTGCTTTCTCCACTCTGGGAAGATTCCGAATTGGGGCGCTGGCGGCCATCTTCGGAATGGTCTACCTTTTCCCGATCATGGACATGTTCCGCACGTCGTTGACCCCCAATGCGAAGTCCCAGAACCCCTTGGAAGCCATGCTCAGCGGCGACTTTGATAGCTGGTCACAGGTCACCAATTCCATTGAATACGTGGACAGCTACGGGCACACTTGGGGCAGCCAAATGCTCGGCGTGCTGTTCTTCTGGCTGCCCCGAAGTGTCTGGCCTGGCAAACCTGTCGACACAGGTTCCCTGCTTGCGGACTTCAAGTTGTATGATTTCCGCAATCTGTCTGCTCCGCTCTGGGGGGAGCTCCTTGTTAACGGGGGATGGGTGGCCTTGTTACTTGGTATGGTCTTAGTCGGAGTTATCGTCCGCCGGTTGGACCGCACGACCGAACTCACGCTGCAGACAAGCTCAGTGCCTGGGGTGTTGGGTTCGATTCTTCCCTTCTACATGCTGATCCTCTTGCGCGGGTCGCTGCTCCAGTCGATGGCTTATCTTTCGGTAATCCTGCTGGCGTACCTTTTCGTTAAGGAAGGAGCCGCGAGCAAGAGCCCGCGCTGGCCGGCATTCGTCCGCTCGTTTGGCCGCCCAGCGGGAATTGGGGTCGAACGGGAGAATGCCGCGGCTGTGACTCAGGAAGTCTAGTTAGGATTCTGGGCTACCGTTTCCCCAGTTGCCGTCGTAAGGTTCACCACGGCAGGGTAACCGAAAGCGGTGGTAGAGGCGAACCCGGAGCGTGACCCGGTCAGCACGCTCACAGTCACGAAGCTGGATCCCGGTGCAGGAAAGTCCGTTTGGTAGACACCATGGGTTATCGCCGCACCGATTCCCAGATAGACCGGCTTGATTGTAGCTCACGCGCCACAGACGATTGTACCTGCGCCGTCTGAGGTGATGAGGCCGCTGATCACCATGATGACGCCCACCGCAACGGTGGCAGTGCTCTTGGCAGTGGAGCCCACCGCCTACGCCACCACGGCCATCCCCGTCCTGCCGTACGGCCCCGAACAGTCCCGCTGGTTCATCAAGCGGCTCCAGGGAACTGGCGCAACAGCCACGACGCTTCGTAACAAACGGCCTGTCCTTGAGCAACCTTCAGGTTGGCTCCTTATCCTCTGCCCATGGGCCGCTACGGGGGAAGTTACGACGTTCGTTATTCGAAGCGGGATGCTCGGCAGCGCAGACTGCGTTTCATCTCCTATGTGGCACTTGCCGCTCTGGCGGTCGCCACCATCGGTGTGGTACTCATGGCGTTGGAACGCTAGGACGCCAGTCCGCGGCCTACAAGACGGCGCTGAACTTCCAGGACGCCGCATCTTGAGCCAACCTTGAGATCAGCCCACACGGAAAATTGTGTGAGGCACGGCAAGGTGGAGTCATGCTTTTACGTCTCCAGGCACGGATCGATGCCCGCACTTGCGCCCCGCTTGCGGCCGTCCCGCCCCGCGGAGCGCCCGTCCTCGATGCGCCGGTCAGCGGCATCCACCCCGCGTGAGCGCCCACTTTCCCGCGCTGGACCTTCCGGTCCTGGATCCGCGGTGCCTCGGCGTCCTGGGGGAGGAGTTGGAGAGCCTTTCCGGGGCCTTGGCGTTCATGGCGTCGTATCTGGACCTGCTGCCCGACCGGCTGGCGTCAGTTTGCGCCGCGGTCCGCACGGCCGATGAGGACACCGCCATGGACCGGGCGCTCAGCCTGAAAGTCACGTCCAGCATGGTGGGGGCCCTGCAACTGGCGGCCTTGGCTGGGACCATGGAGGCCCTGGTGTGCCGGGGCGACTGGCCTGGCGCGGAACCGTTGCTGGATGTCCTGGCACCCGCCGTCGCGGCCGTCCGGGCGGCCGGCGCCGCCGTCGTCAACGCCCTGGTCCACCCGTGAGCGGTGCCCTCACGTCCTAGGCCCCAGCTATGAGCCGGCCGGGCGGCAGGTGGCCCCGGACCCGTAGCGCAGCGCAGCCAGTCCGCAGCGCTGCGGTGAAGGCATCCCGGATGGCCGGTGTGCTTGTAACCGTCCAGTCCACCCGGCCCTTCACCTCAGCCTCGTCCTTGTCCCACTCGAACCAGTTGATCATCTTCAGGTTGGGGAACTGCGCGTGCGTCTGGGCGCTGAACATCTGTTCCCACCACCCGTCGCCGCCATCAGCCTCCAGCTCCGCGGCACCCACACCGCCGTCCCCACCGGCGGCCAGGCCGCGCTTTCCGTCTACTGGAACGACTACCTGCTCAGCTCCCAAACCCTGGACGGCGACACCTTCGACATCACCGCGGACAACCCCGCCAGCCACATCCAGTCCCGCAACGGCCTCCGCCTGCGGCTCACCGCCCTCCCCGCCGGCGGCGACTGCTCCGGCCCCGCCGGCCTGCTCCCCATGGAACTCACCGTGGACACCACCGGCAGCAAACTCACCGCCCAGCGCGGCCACTCCATCAAGCCCGGCTTCGCCCGCTTCCCCCAAGTACTGGGCAGCACCCTTCCCATCGCGTTCGACGCCGGCGCTACCGCCCAGCAAAACACCATCAACGCAGCCACGCTGGCGTGCTCCCTCCAACGCGACAACGACGCCCCGCTCCGGCTCGCAGGCTTCCGCACCGTCTCCAGCAAGGACATCGAATACGGCGTGGGCACCAGCGCCCCCTACGGCTGCTGGTGCTGCTGGAAGAGGACGATACCGAGACCATCGAGGCCGCCAAGCGCTCCCGGCCGCGGGAGTACGTGCGGATCCTGGTGGTGCCCCGCGGCGAGCCGCAGACCAAGCCCCGGGCATGCAACTACGGCCTCACCTTCGCGCGCGGCGAGTACGTGGTGATTTACGACGCCGAGGACCGGCCGGACCCGGGCCAGCTCCGCGCGGCCATTGATGCGTTCCGGCAGGACGCCTTCGAGCGGCGCTACCTGGCCCCGGACCGCCGCCCGCTGATCTGCGTGCAGGCCGCCCTGAACTACTTCAACGCGGACCAGAACGTCCTCACCCGGCTCTTCGCAATCGAATACACCCACTGGTTCGATTCCATGCTCCCGGGCCTGGACCGTTCCGGCATTCCGCTGCCGCTGGGCGGCACGTCCAACCACTTCGACACCCGGCTGCTGCGCCTGGTGGGCGCCTGGGATCCTTGGAACGTCACGGAAGATGCGGACCTGGGGCTCCGCGCCGCCGTCGAAGGTTACCGGGTGGGCGTCATCAACTCCACCACCTGGGAGGAAGCCTGCTCGCAGGTGCCCGCGTGGATCAAGCAGCGCACCCGCTGGATCAAGGGGTACATGGTCACCGCGGCCGTGAACACCCGCAACACCGTCCGGTACGTCAAGCGCACCGGGGTGGCGGGCGCCGTCGGCTTCCTGGGCCTGATCCCGCTGGTGCTCGGCTTCACCATCGTCACCTATGTGGGCTACAACTTCGTGGGCCTGGTGCTGCCCGAATGGCTTCTGGCCGGCGGCGTGGTGTCCATGCTGTTCGGCAACGCCATGATGATCCTGGTGTCCGGCACCGCCACCTGGCGGCGGCACGGCTGGCGGATCGCCATTTTCGCGCTGCTGAACCCGGCGTACTGGGTGCTGCACGCCGTGGCCGCCTGGCGTGCGGCCTGGCAGATGCTCTCCAGTCCGCACAAATGGGAGAAGACCCCGCACGGGCTGGATGAGGAGTATCACGACGACGGGCGGTGGTCCGCGTGGGCGCGCACCTTTCCGTGCTGGACCCCTCAGCCCTGGAGCTTCCGGTCCTGGACCCGCGGTGCGTCCGCCACCTGGGGGAGGAGCTGGACAGCCCCGCCGGGGCGCACGCCTTCCTGGGCACCTACCTGGAGCTGCTGCCGGACCGGCTGGCCAAGGTCCGCAACGCCGTCCGCGGCGGCGACGGGGACACCGCCATGGACCGGGCACTCAGCCTCAAGGTCACGTCCACCATGGTGGGCGCCCTGCAGCTGGCGGCGCTCGCCGAGGCCATGGAGGCGCTGGTCTTCCGGGGCGACTGGGCAGCCGCGGAACCGTTGCTCGATGTGCTGGCACCCGCCGTCGCCGCCGTCCTGAAGGCCGGTGCCGTCGTCGTCAACGGCCTGCTGCAGCCGTGAGGTGAAGCCCGTGGGGGCCTGCTCCACTGGCCTTGGCCGAGTGCAACCGTCCGGAACGCATCTGTGCGATGCGTCCCGGACAACGTCCCGCCGCGGTTGCAGGCGGGCAACTCTTACGACGCCAGCGCGTCCGCCACCAGGGTCAAGGTATCCACGGCGTAGTCACTGACGTGCTTTTGCCGCTGTGCCTTCAGTTCCTGGGTAAAGGCGGCCAGCTCATGGTCCTGAAGCTTGCTCACGAGGCTGTCCCGCAGGCCCTGGTTATCAATGTCTCCGGAGCTGCTGTACGCGGTCACCAGCTTCTCCAGCGTCGCAAAGGGATCGCCCTTGTCCGCGAGGTAGCCCAACCCGTACTTCTGCAGCGCGCTGCCAGCCACAGGCTTCATGAACGTCACGTCCGGGAGGGCGCCGTCCGCCTTCCTGGGAGCGGTCAGCTGCTGCATGTCCAGGCTCTCGAAGTCTCCGGCAGCCACGCTGAGGCCGCCATCAATCGTCCACGAATTGTTCGTCTCGTTCTCCGCGGGAGTGTTGTCGTTTGACGTCAGCGGGCCGGAGAAGGCCACGTTGTTGTGCAGGACCTCCCGGTATCCCGGAATGTTCTCCGGGCTGGTTGGGCTCACGCGCTCCAGCATGTTGAAATTGGCGCCGTACCCGGGCTTGTAGGCCGTGTTGTTGATCCAATTCGCCGATTGTCCCGGCTGATGGTTGGCGTAGAAGTTGTTGGCGCCGTTATCGGCGGCCAGGCTGTTGATAACTGTGTGCAGCGGAATCGGATCAGGGAGCCCGGTGGTGCGGTACGCGTACCCGCCCACCTTGAATCCGTTCTGGTCACCCACGCCGTTCTGGTTTCCATGCTGGTCAAACGACCAGTCATTGATGTAGGCCACCCGGCCTTCCGACGTGATGCTGTCGAAGCCGTCATCACTGTTGTGCCACGCCCGGTCATTGATGAACCACACGTTCTTTGCGTGCGCACCGAAGCCGTCAGTATTTCCGGCCGACAAGGCGGTGGGGCCGATGTTGTTGTACGAGTCGCTGTTCAGGACAACGCCCGTTCCGTCCAACGTGTAGTAGAAGCCGATTGCCTCGTTGTCATGGGCTGCCATGTTGAGGAAGTTGGCGCCGCCGGCAATCCTGAAAGCCTCCGATTGCTTTTGGGGGCCCACCTTGACTCCGGTGGCATCGAATCCTACGAAGTTCACGCCCGTCACTGCCGTTTCGATGTAGAAGCCGGCCACGCGCTGATCGGTGGGAACGTTGCTGAAATCGAAAACCGGCCGGGCGTCCCCCGGGTACGCCGCGTAGGTGATCCCGCTCTTGTAGATGTCATTGACGTAGTGGTAGACGTCTTCGAACGGATTGTTGGTCTCGGGTATTTCAAACTGGTTGTAGATTCCGCCGCGGATGTAGACGATATCGCCGGCCGACGCTGCTGCCTGTGCTTTCATCAGGGTCTTGAAGGGAGCGCTCTGTGTTCCGGGGTTGCTGTCGCTTCCGGCCGGCGAGATGAAATAGGCGTGCGCATCCGGTGAGGGCGCTGCCGCCACTGCGGTGAGCTTTGACAGGTCCGGGGCCGGCGGATTGTCCGCTGGACTCGCGCTGGCGGGGTCAACGACGAACAGGGCCCCCATCACACAGGCACCGGCCACTGCAGCAGCTATCCGCTTCGATTTTTTCACGCACATTACTCCTTTGTATGTATGTCGAATCATCTGGAAAAAATGCTCTGGGGGAGACCTTCAGGGATGTCCCTTTATCGATGTGACAAAGCGCTGTGCGCACCACAAAACAGCCGGGAGTGGTGGCCATGGTTCTGGTGCGCCCGGGAAAGGATGGCGGCCCCGCAGCCCCGCTGACGTGTCCCGAATCCCGAAGATGGAACGATTCAAACACAGGGAATGCGCTTTCACAAGGGCAATCCAAGGTTTGTTTCGGTGGTTCTGGCCTGATCAGCCGCGGGGGATCGGAAGCGGTGAATCAGGGCCCGGCGGGGCGGCAGCCGGCCCCGGCGCCGTACTTGAGCCAGTCTGGCAGCGCCGCAGTGAAGGCGTCCCGGATGGCCGGAGTGCTGGTGACGGTCCAGTCCACCCGGCCCTTCACCTCAGCCTCGTCCCTGTCCCACTCGAACCAGTTGATCATCTTCAGGTTGGGGAACTGCGCATGGGTCCGGGCGCTGAACACCTGCTCCCACCAGGCGCGCTTGATGTCCGCTTCGGCCGGACCGCCCGCGGCAGGGTTGTACATGGCTGCCGTTCCCGGGATGGCCAGCGGCTTGCTGTGGTTCACCGCGTACTCGGTGTAGAAGTCGGGGAGCAGCCGCTCGTCCCCGTTGGTGCCGTTGTAGTTGCCGGTGAGCTGGTCCGCGAACTTGTTGGGCTCAGGCACCGCATTCGCACCCCACGGGTAGGTGCCACCCCAATGGAAAAGGGACAGGCCCACCCAGTCCACCGCGGCATCCCCGGGGTAGAACGGGGCGTAAGGATCGTCCGCCATGGTGAGGGCGCCGTCGTCGTTTGTGTCCAAGGCTGTGAAGTCCGGCGTCCCGGGCTGGACGTCGTACACCCGGCCCGGGTAGGCGTAGCCGCCGGCATAGGACGGCGCCCACATCATCGCCGAGCCCGGCGCCCCCGCATGGACGGCGTCGGCCACCTGCGTGAACGCCGCCCGGAACTCCACCGGCTGCTGCGACCACGGGAACCAGAAGCCGTTCATCTCGTGGGCAAACCGGACCACCACGGGGACGCCCTGGCCGTTGATGGACGCCAGGTCCTTCACGAGGCTCTCGATGGCGTCGGGCGTGATGGCGGTGAGGCCCTTTTGGGGCTCGAGGGTCAGCAGCATCATCTGCCCGTCGTTACGGATCTGGGCGGCGGCCTGCTGCAGGTTGGTCCGGTCCTGGTCCGTATACGGGAAGTCCACATAGGAGACGGTCACGGCGGGCTTGTGCCCCAGTTCGGTGGCGTATTGGGCCAGCGGCTTGGCGGCCGGATCCAGGTTCACCCCGAACAGGGCCCCCGACGACGGTGCCAGGCTCCCGCGGTCCGCCACCCCGCAGACGGGCTGGGTTTTGTCCGCCTCCGCTGCCGTGCTCTGGGCCGCTGCCGTGCTCTGGTCCGTCGCTTGGGTGGCGCGGTTCCGGTCAGCCAACCCGTTGGTGATGCTCGCTACGCCGAATCCCACGGCGAGTACCGCCGCCGCTACCGGGAGGGCCCAGGACTTGAACCTGTCAACCATTGCCTCACGGCGGGTCACGGAATTGTCCGTTGACTGGTCTTCGGGCAAAGCGGACCCCCTGTTGGCCTGCGGTTTTGTCTCCCCATCCTAAAGGTCGGTTCGCTCCCGGGCGCACTAGGGTGCGTTGCTAAAGCTCGCTCCTAGCCAAGTGAGCGATGCGGCGAGTTCAACAGGGTCAAGGAAGTTGCGTGCGGTCTTGTCTGATCTCATGGCGAGGCCGCGCCAGTTCTTGAGCCGGTTGAATCCGGGTTCGACGACGTTGCGGCCCTTGTAGGTAGTGGTGACTTCTCCCTCTGCGGCAGGTAGCTGACGAAACGCAGATTATCCGGGCGCTAGGATGCGCGAACAGGCGGTACAAAAGGGTGCGTTGGGGGCTCTCCTTTGCCCTAGGAAGTGCTTTGGCTAACTCTATTGCGAGGACTTCCTCAGCATTCACGCAGGTTAATCCAAGGAACGGATTAAAGCGGTTTCTGGGCTGTTAGCTTCGTTATGTCGTTATGAACCTCGCCGAGAACGGCGACCCCCTGGGGTTTCTGCAGGGGACACTCGATGTCCACGGGCACGCTGGGTGCCACGGGGCAACACCGAACAGAAGGTCTCACATCATGCGCACTTCCATCAAGACCCTTACAGTCTCCGCCCTCACGGCCGCCGCCGTCCTCGCCGCACCCGCCGCCTTCGCTGCGGACGTGATCACCCAGGGAGTGACCAGCGGCGACCGCTCTGCGGCGGTAAGCGGTATAGAGTTGGGCGCTGTCCCCGTGTCCCACGTTGCTACGACCGGGCACGGCTCCTGGACCTTGGCAGTGGACGATCTCTCCGGCACCGGTGCCGGTTGGAAAGTCACCCAGCAGGTCTCATCCTTCGTGTATGACGGCAGCAACGGCACGAACGCTGACATCCCCGCGGCAAACTTCTCCGTTACTCCTGGAGCGGTTACCGCCGTCAGCGGGTCCGCGACCGGCGTCACCCCCACTCTCGGTGGAACCCTGGACGCACCGGTGAAGGTGGTGTCCGCGGCGGCCGGTTCGGGTGTGGGACAGTACACGCAGGCTATCGCGTCGAGCCTGACTGTGCCCGCCGACAGCCTCGCCGGTACCTACACCGGTACGCTGACCACCACCATCAACGCCGCTCCCTAAGGCGCACTGGTACAACGTGCAGTCAAACTAGCTAAAAGGGTGGCGGGGCCGGTCCGGTAACGGGCCAGGCCCCGCCACTTACGCGTCCGGCAGATACGATAAGTGCATCAGGGGGAAATCCATGTTCACTCAACGTAAGCATCTGGTCGCGGTGCTGACCGTGCTGTTCACCGCCGCGATCGTGTCGGTGGTGCCGGCCATACCTGCAACCGCAGCCCAAAGTGCCTCCGTGGGCGCCCTGACCCTTCCTACCGTCGTGGCCTCCCATTCTGCCCGGACCACCACCGGCCGCACCGTCCTTACCGTGACCGACACGTCGCTTTACACCCCTCCGGTCCTCCCGGGTACCCAGGGTATCGGTCTGGGTCCCGGCTGGCACGTCACCGAACAGGCATCACCCCTGGCCTACAGCGGCCCGAATAATGGAACAGCTATCCCGGCTGCGAATCTGGCCATCGTGTCCGTAGAAACCCCGACCGCTGCCTCCGGCCAACCGGTGGACCCTGTCAACGGGCCCATGGTGCCCGCCCTCAACCCTACCGGCCCACTGGACAGCCCCAGGATGGTCCTGCACGCCAATTCCGGGTACGGGGCCGGCACCTACACCCAGGGCATCACCCTGTCCCTGACCATCCCCGCCGATACCCGCGCCGGCACATACACCTCTACGATCACCACGACCATCAGTAGCGGACCGTGACCGGCCTTGCTGGCCGTCTTCACCCCGCCACCCTGCGAAGGAACACACACATGCCCCTGCCGTCCCGCCAGCGACTGACCCGGACCATGCCTGCGGGCGTCAGCCCTGGCACCCGGATTCTGACGGTCAGGGTACTGCTGGCCCTCGGATCTCTCCTGGCCGCACTCATGTGGCCGGTGGCGTCGGCAGTGGCCGATGACCAGCAACAGGTCAAACTCAGCCTCAAACCTGTGGATCAGGCCGGCTCATACTTCGCCCTCACCATGGAGCCGGGCCAGAGCCGGGAGCTGAAAGTTGAACTGGGAAACCACGGCACCAGCCCCATCGGAGCGCGAACCTACGCAGCGGACGCTTACTCAATCATCAACGGCGGCTTCGGCGCCAAGGACCGCGACAGCAACCCGTCCGGGACCACGTCCTGGTTGTCCTACCCTGGGCAAGTCCTGCAACTTCCCGCCGGTCAAGCGAGCATCCGATCCTTCACCGTCACGGTTCCGCCGGGCACCGCACCCGGAGACTACATCAGCAGCCTTATCCTCGAAAATGACGCACCCATCCAGGGCTCAGGATCGGTCGCCCTAAACCAGATTGTCCGTCAGGCCGTTGCTGTATCCATCCGGGTTCCGGGCCCGCTCCAGCCCGCCTTCGGATTCGGGCACGCCGAACACAAGATCACGGCAGAGCATTCGGTGCTCGATATCGGCATAGCCAACACCGGCAACATCAACCTCAAACCCGCCGGAAACCTCACTATCCACGATCACGATGGAAAAACCGTCGCAGAGGCTCCCGTAACCCTGGACTCCATCTACGCGCATTCGGAGACCAAAGTCGAAACCACTCTCGGCGGGAAACTCCAGCCGGGAAATTACACCGTCAACATCAGCCTGACCGACCCGGCAACAAAGACAACCGCCACCGGCACGGAACTGCCTTTTACTGTCGCCGATCCAGCCCTGGCGAACACGGGTAACAGCGCCCAGCCCGGCCAACTGCCGCAGATCATCCAGAACGCCGGGACCGGGGCCACCCCTTACCTCATCGGCGCCGGCATCCTCGTCGCCCTAGCCGCCGTGTTCCTGCTCATCCGCAGAAAGCGGCACCCGCGCCCGCGCCGCAGTGACGAGGCAACCAGCGCACGACGCCGGGCCCGACGATCCCGTCCTGCAGAGCACGCCCGCCGTGACTGAACAAAAACCTTCTTCCATGCCTGGTCAGCCCACAGGCTTCGGCACCCCGCTCTTCAACCGGGCAATCACTCTTCTAAGTTCATAGCTGGCGGGACCGTCCATGGATGGATAGGACGGCGGGCGGAGGGGTTTCACGTTTGTTGGTGCGCCACGAGGGCGCTAGCAGTTCGAATGAAGATTGAAGGTCTTCGTCGGCTGGCGACTTTAGCTGCTGGCCGAATCTGACCGCGGGCTGCCAATGGTGGAACAGCCATGGGACTGCCCCGGCTTTTTGTTCACCGCAGAGAAAGCGCTGGATTTGTATAAGATCTGCCGAAGTCAGCCTCGCGGGGGACAGATGGGGAATAACGTTGGTTCATGTCCTCTTCAGCGTCCCCATTTAGCAGCTTGGAACCCGCTGCTGCCCAAGGGCGGGGAGCTGAGCTGCCACTGCTCGATCTTGCTGCCCTTCGCAGCCTGGAAGACCAGGTAAAGGAACCTCTGGCCCGGAATTTTGCAGCGGACTACATCTTCATGTGGGAGAGCCGTTGCCAGCGCCTGACAACAGCACTGGCAGACCCCGACGCCCGCGAGAAGGCCCTTGACACGGTGATCAGCATCAAAGTCTCATCGGCCATGATCGGGGCCCTGCGTTTGGCCCGGCTTGCCGCCAGCCTGGAAGAGCAAATTCGCGCTGCCGCCCTGCCCGAAGCAGTGTCAACCCTGCCGGCGGTCGCGGAATGCGGGAAAGCGACTATACAGGAGCTTCGCCTGCGCTATTGCGCGGCGTGAACCGATTGCCGGCCCGGCGCGTGCCAGCGGGAGGGGGCCTTACCCGGGAATCTTCCGCGATTTTGTTTGCGCCAGCCGGTATCCAACTCCGCGGACGGTCTGCAGCCAACGCGGGGACTCCGGATCATCGCGTAACTTGCGCCGGAGATTCCCGATATGCACTTCGACCGCCCTTTCGTCGGAGTCACTGATGTAGGCATTGGGGAGATGGTCGTCGTCGCGGACAGCCCGAATCAGCTGTGGCCTGGAAAGAACCGCACCGTGGGCGCGGAA
It encodes the following:
- a CDS encoding WxL protein peptidoglycan domain-containing protein, with translation MPLPSRQRLTRTMPAGVSPGTRILTVRVLLALGSLLAALMWPVASAVADDQQQVKLSLKPVDQAGSYFALTMEPGQSRELKVELGNHGTSPIGARTYAADAYSIINGGFGAKDRDSNPSGTTSWLSYPGQVLQLPAGQASIRSFTVTVPPGTAPGDYISSLILENDAPIQGSGSVALNQIVRQAVAVSIRVPGPLQPAFGFGHAEHKITAEHSVLDIGIANTGNINLKPAGNLTIHDHDGKTVAEAPVTLDSIYAHSETKVETTLGGKLQPGNYTVNISLTDPATKTTATGTELPFTVADPALANTGNSAQPGQLPQIIQNAGTGATPYLIGAGILVALAAVFLLIRRKRHPRPRRSDEATSARRRARRSRPAEHARRD
- a CDS encoding Hpt domain-containing protein; its protein translation is MSAHFPALDLPVLDPRCLGVLGEELESLSGALAFMASYLDLLPDRLASVCAAVRTADEDTAMDRALSLKVTSSMVGALQLAALAGTMEALVCRGDWPGAEPLLDVLAPAVAAVRAAGAAVVNALVHP
- a CDS encoding Hpt domain-containing protein — encoded protein: MSSSASPFSSLEPAAAQGRGAELPLLDLAALRSLEDQVKEPLARNFAADYIFMWESRCQRLTTALADPDAREKALDTVISIKVSSAMIGALRLARLAASLEEQIRAAALPEAVSTLPAVAECGKATIQELRLRYCAA
- a CDS encoding DUF1565 domain-containing protein; this translates as MKKSKRIAAAVAGACVMGALFVVDPASASPADNPPAPDLSKLTAVAAAPSPDAHAYFISPAGSDSNPGTQSAPFKTLMKAQAAASAGDIVYIRGGIYNQFEIPETNNPFEDVYHYVNDIYKSGITYAAYPGDARPVFDFSNVPTDQRVAGFYIETAVTGVNFVGFDATGVKVGPQKQSEAFRIAGGANFLNMAAHDNEAIGFYYTLDGTGVVLNSDSYNNIGPTALSAGNTDGFGAHAKNVWFINDRAWHNSDDGFDSITSEGRVAYINDWSFDQHGNQNGVGDQNGFKVGGYAYRTTGLPDPIPLHTVINSLAADNGANNFYANHQPGQSANWINNTAYKPGYGANFNMLERVSPTSPENIPGYREVLHNNVAFSGPLTSNDNTPAENETNNSWTIDGGLSVAAGDFESLDMQQLTAPRKADGALPDVTFMKPVAGSALQKYGLGYLADKGDPFATLEKLVTAYSSSGDIDNQGLRDSLVSKLQDHELAAFTQELKAQRQKHVSDYAVDTLTLVADALAS
- a CDS encoding glycosyl hydrolase, with translation MTRREAMVDRFKSWALPVAAAVLAVGFGVASITNGLADRNRATQATDQSTAAAQSTAAEADKTQPVCGVADRGSLAPSSGALFGVNLDPAAKPLAQYATELGHKPAVTVSYVDFPYTDQDRTNLQQAAAQIRNDGQMMLLTLEPQKGLTAITPDAIESLVKDLASINGQGVPVVVRFAHEMNGFWFPWSQQPVEFRAAFTQVADAVHAGAPGSAMMWAPSYAGGYAYPGRVYDVQPGTPDFTALDTNDDGALTMADDPYAPFYPGDAAVDWVGLSLFHWGGTYPWGANAVPEPNKFADQLTGNYNGTNGDERLLPDFYTEYAVNHSKPLAIPGTAAMYNPAAGGPAEADIKRAWWEQVFSARTHAQFPNLKMINWFEWDRDEAEVKGRVDWTVTSTPAIRDAFTAALPDWLKYGAGAGCRPAGP
- a CDS encoding Hpt domain-containing protein, producing MLDPSALELPVLDPRCVRHLGEELDSPAGAHAFLGTYLELLPDRLAKVRNAVRGGDGDTAMDRALSLKVTSTMVGALQLAALAEAMEALVFRGDWAAAEPLLDVLAPAVAAVLKAGAVVVNGLLQP
- a CDS encoding WxL domain-containing protein, translated to MRTSIKTLTVSALTAAAVLAAPAAFAADVITQGVTSGDRSAAVSGIELGAVPVSHVATTGHGSWTLAVDDLSGTGAGWKVTQQVSSFVYDGSNGTNADIPAANFSVTPGAVTAVSGSATGVTPTLGGTLDAPVKVVSAAAGSGVGQYTQAIASSLTVPADSLAGTYTGTLTTTINAAP